The proteins below are encoded in one region of Euryarchaeota archaeon:
- a CDS encoding AMP phosphorylase, whose product MKLVVRLFDIDLGKYQVILHEKDAEELGIHSQDRVKISRSDETITAIVDTTDSFIERGQVGVFFEVQQRLELTEGNTLKVVPADKPASVAYIRKKMEGKDLSREEIDTLIRDVVDGSLTDIELAAYVTSIQIRDMNLREVEDLTNAMVKYGEVIDFEGAEIFDKHSIGGVPGNKISLLVVPIVAAAGLLIPKTSSRAVTGAAGTADIMELFCNVRLSAEEIKRITLEVGGVLSWGGGVNLAPADDIIIRVEHPLSLDPRSQLLASVMAKKKAVGARNVVIDLPMGEGTKIVQQDEARKIARDFIDLGERLGMKVECAITYGGQPVGKAIGPALEANEALLALNNGDAPQSLVEKSVGIAGMLLEMGGVTARGKGRRLAQEILESGKALQKFDEIVIAQGGMKPKEQEIGRHSASILAPNGGYLTGVANRRLVHIARLAGAPKDGGAGVVLHKKRGDKVDTEEPLLTIYSSSEYNLKTALAEAKRGVPVTIEGMVLQRVPDFQEF is encoded by the coding sequence CTGAAGCTCGTCGTTAGGCTTTTCGACATCGACCTCGGCAAGTACCAGGTGATCCTCCACGAGAAGGACGCCGAGGAGCTCGGCATCCACTCGCAGGACCGCGTGAAGATATCGCGCTCCGACGAGACGATCACCGCGATAGTCGACACGACCGATTCCTTCATCGAACGCGGGCAGGTCGGGGTCTTTTTCGAGGTCCAGCAAAGGCTCGAACTGACGGAAGGCAACACGCTCAAGGTCGTCCCCGCCGACAAACCGGCGAGTGTCGCTTACATCAGGAAGAAGATGGAGGGGAAGGACCTCTCGCGCGAAGAGATAGACACGCTCATCCGCGATGTGGTCGACGGCAGCCTAACAGACATCGAACTCGCGGCCTACGTCACGAGCATCCAGATCCGTGACATGAACCTGCGGGAGGTCGAGGACCTCACGAACGCGATGGTGAAGTACGGCGAGGTGATCGATTTCGAGGGCGCCGAGATCTTCGACAAGCACTCTATAGGTGGCGTGCCGGGGAACAAGATCTCGCTGCTCGTCGTCCCCATTGTGGCGGCGGCGGGGCTGCTCATCCCGAAGACCTCGTCGAGGGCGGTGACGGGTGCGGCGGGAACGGCCGACATCATGGAACTCTTTTGCAACGTGCGCCTCTCGGCCGAGGAGATCAAACGCATCACGCTCGAAGTCGGAGGTGTCCTCTCATGGGGCGGTGGCGTGAACCTCGCCCCTGCGGACGACATCATCATACGCGTCGAGCATCCCCTTTCGCTCGATCCCCGCTCGCAGCTCCTTGCGAGTGTCATGGCGAAGAAGAAGGCGGTCGGGGCGCGTAACGTCGTCATCGACCTTCCGATGGGCGAGGGCACGAAGATCGTCCAACAGGACGAGGCCCGTAAGATCGCCCGCGACTTCATCGACCTCGGCGAGAGGCTTGGGATGAAGGTGGAATGCGCGATAACGTACGGTGGGCAACCGGTGGGAAAGGCCATCGGCCCTGCGCTCGAGGCGAACGAGGCGTTGCTCGCGCTCAACAACGGCGACGCGCCGCAATCGCTCGTCGAGAAATCCGTCGGCATCGCCGGGATGCTCCTGGAGATGGGCGGCGTCACGGCGCGCGGCAAGGGCCGCAGACTCGCCCAAGAGATCCTTGAAAGCGGGAAGGCGCTGCAGAAGTTCGACGAGATAGTCATAGCGCAGGGTGGCATGAAACCGAAGGAGCAGGAGATCGGCCGTCACTCGGCCTCGATCCTCGCTCCAAACGGCGGTTACCTCACGGGCGTTGCGAACCGCCGGCTCGTCCACATCGCGAGGCTCGCCGGCGCCCCAAAAGACGGTGGCGCGGGCGTCGTCCTTCATAAGAAGCGCGGTGACAAGGTGGACACGGAGGAGCCGCTTCTGACGATCTATTCGAGTTCGGAGTACAACCTCAAGACGGCGCTCGCGGAGGCGAAGCGGGGCGTGCCGGTCACGATCGAAGGCATGGTTCTCCAACGCGTGCCGGACTTCCAGGAGTTTTGA
- a CDS encoding MgtC/SapB family protein, protein MAGLEFQVSFEFLVKLAVVVGAGLLVGLEREHRTDKKLVIAGVRTFPLIAVAGLLTQQLAIASDTGLVVAFGLAMAGIFAISMFVVRHLLGETGFTTPMSIFVIYLVGVMVGYGFLLEGTIIAVMTTGLLLTKRRLHLIAHHLSDDEISAALQFVTIAFILYPLSPDGPLDPWGIWNLRTIILIVVFVSAFSFASFIGMRQIGARRGIVAAGLLGGLVNSEATAASLGQIAAANPSLVAHAAAGTLLATAAMFGRNLAIAAFVDPSLRLAQVLLIPAAAMACICVGASFLKHDRDVDDAATIALKNPFAIWPAVKFGALFALLAGFAFFASGRGESGVYATALGGFIHAAAVVASVTLLYASGTIPLKVAALTAVAAMTLSTVNKFIIVRSANKKVAERVALPIAAAAAVGVAALVIIEFYARLPA, encoded by the coding sequence GTGGCCGGCCTGGAGTTTCAAGTCAGTTTCGAGTTCCTCGTGAAGCTCGCCGTCGTCGTCGGCGCAGGCCTTCTCGTGGGGCTCGAACGCGAGCACCGCACGGACAAGAAGCTCGTCATAGCGGGGGTGCGCACCTTCCCCCTCATCGCCGTCGCGGGGCTACTCACGCAACAACTCGCCATCGCCTCCGACACGGGGCTCGTCGTCGCGTTCGGGCTCGCGATGGCCGGCATATTCGCCATCAGCATGTTCGTGGTGCGCCACCTCCTCGGCGAGACCGGCTTCACGACCCCGATGTCGATCTTTGTGATCTACCTCGTCGGCGTAATGGTCGGCTACGGATTCCTCCTCGAAGGAACGATAATAGCCGTGATGACGACCGGGCTGCTTCTCACGAAGCGCCGGCTCCACCTCATAGCGCACCACCTCTCCGACGACGAGATAAGCGCCGCGCTCCAATTCGTGACCATCGCCTTCATCCTCTACCCGCTCTCGCCCGACGGCCCCCTGGACCCGTGGGGCATCTGGAACCTGCGCACGATAATCCTCATCGTCGTCTTCGTCTCCGCCTTCTCCTTCGCATCGTTCATCGGTATGCGCCAGATCGGGGCGCGCCGCGGGATCGTCGCCGCGGGCCTACTCGGCGGTCTCGTCAACTCCGAGGCCACCGCCGCATCCCTCGGCCAGATAGCCGCCGCGAACCCTTCCCTGGTCGCCCACGCGGCGGCAGGGACACTTCTTGCGACGGCCGCGATGTTTGGGCGCAACCTAGCCATAGCCGCCTTCGTCGACCCGAGTCTCCGCCTCGCGCAGGTGCTGCTCATCCCGGCGGCGGCGATGGCGTGCATCTGTGTAGGAGCGTCGTTCTTGAAACATGACCGCGACGTCGACGACGCGGCCACTATCGCCCTCAAGAACCCGTTCGCCATCTGGCCGGCCGTGAAGTTCGGCGCCCTCTTCGCGCTTCTCGCGGGCTTTGCGTTCTTCGCCTCGGGACGGGGCGAATCCGGCGTCTACGCGACCGCGCTCGGCGGCTTCATCCACGCGGCCGCCGTCGTCGCATCCGTTACGCTCCTTTACGCGAGCGGCACGATCCCCCTCAAAGTCGCCGCCCTCACGGCCGTGGCCGCGATGACGTTGAGCACCGTGAACAAGTTCATAATCGTCCGCTCCGCCAACAAGAAAGTGGCCGAGCGCGTCGCCTTGCCCATAGCGGCCGCCGCGGCCGTCGGCGTCGCCGCGCTCGTCATCATCGAATTCTACGCGCGGCTGCCGGCGTGA
- a CDS encoding replication factor C large subunit → MPTEWTEKYRPKTLADVAANAKALADMKAWADSWEAGVPEKRALLLSGDPGIGKTSAAHALAHDMGWGVIELNASDSRNEEAIRRVAGAGSKHRGFGADGSFVKDTNAGRTLVILDEADNVFGREDRGGVKAIAETIRETAQPMILICNDQYELQRRGASLVNQCKVVKFSHVMKNAIPPVLRNILKAEGMTAEPEALINIAERSGGDLRSAINDLQALTAGKTELKAADVEAIGFRDARASIFDAVREIFKSEKIDSVRTVLFDLDETPDMLLLWLDENLPLEYKDPADLVEGLAWLSRADTFLGRTVRTGNYGLWQYAKETAAFGVTVAKRRRYPGFTPYRFPTYLKKMSTARAIRETRKSASRKVGEALHVGRRVARNDVFPFLRTLFTNVPTLGGKFVHDFDVEDHELALIMGSGVDSNEVKAVLEEAKKIKALPTAKGAPTPEPEPVEEPEPAEEAPPQEEEPEKPAPKRQKKLMEF, encoded by the coding sequence GTGCCCACCGAGTGGACGGAGAAATACCGCCCAAAGACCCTTGCCGACGTGGCGGCCAACGCAAAAGCGCTCGCCGATATGAAGGCGTGGGCGGATAGCTGGGAAGCGGGCGTACCGGAGAAGCGCGCTCTCCTTCTTTCAGGCGACCCCGGGATAGGAAAGACCTCGGCCGCCCATGCGCTCGCCCACGACATGGGGTGGGGAGTGATCGAGTTGAACGCGTCCGATTCGCGTAACGAAGAGGCGATCCGGCGAGTCGCGGGCGCGGGTTCGAAGCACCGCGGGTTCGGTGCCGACGGTAGCTTCGTGAAGGACACGAACGCCGGCCGCACCCTCGTCATCCTCGACGAGGCGGACAACGTCTTCGGCCGCGAGGACCGGGGCGGCGTGAAGGCGATCGCGGAGACCATCCGCGAGACGGCGCAACCCATGATACTCATCTGCAACGACCAGTACGAGTTGCAGCGACGCGGCGCCTCCCTCGTCAACCAATGCAAGGTCGTGAAGTTCAGCCACGTGATGAAGAACGCGATCCCTCCAGTGCTTCGGAACATCCTGAAGGCCGAGGGGATGACGGCGGAACCGGAGGCGCTCATCAACATCGCGGAGCGTAGCGGCGGCGACCTTCGAAGCGCCATAAACGACCTTCAGGCGTTGACGGCGGGAAAGACCGAGTTGAAGGCCGCCGACGTCGAAGCAATCGGCTTCAGGGACGCCCGCGCATCCATCTTCGACGCCGTGCGCGAGATATTCAAGTCCGAGAAGATCGACTCCGTGCGCACGGTGCTTTTCGACCTCGACGAAACGCCCGACATGCTACTCCTCTGGCTCGACGAGAACCTTCCATTGGAATACAAGGACCCGGCGGATCTGGTCGAAGGCCTCGCGTGGCTCTCCCGCGCCGACACGTTCCTCGGGAGAACGGTGCGGACCGGGAACTACGGCCTGTGGCAGTACGCGAAGGAGACAGCGGCGTTCGGGGTCACCGTCGCCAAACGCCGGCGCTACCCCGGCTTCACGCCCTACCGGTTCCCGACCTACCTCAAGAAGATGTCCACCGCCAGGGCGATACGGGAGACGAGAAAGTCCGCTTCGCGCAAAGTAGGCGAGGCGCTCCACGTGGGCCGGCGCGTCGCCCGAAACGACGTGTTCCCGTTCCTACGCACACTCTTCACGAATGTCCCGACGCTCGGGGGCAAGTTCGTCCACGACTTCGACGTGGAGGACCACGAGTTGGCGCTCATCATGGGGTCGGGCGTCGATTCGAACGAAGTGAAGGCGGTGCTTGAGGAAGCGAAGAAGATCAAAGCGCTTCCAACGGCGAAAGGAGCGCCTACGCCGGAGCCCGAACCCGTGGAAGAGCCCGAACCGGCCGAGGAAGCACCCCCACAAGAAGAGGAGCCGGAAAAACCCGCCCCGAAGAGGCAGAAGAAACTCATGGAATTCTAG
- a CDS encoding DUF1059 domain-containing protein, with the protein MDKPQDQREYVIYTCYPIEECGFSVRSHNEEEVVDMAVIHAEKGHKMRVSRAGVKGLIKKG; encoded by the coding sequence ATGGACAAACCCCAAGACCAGAGGGAGTACGTGATCTACACGTGCTACCCGATAGAAGAGTGCGGCTTCTCCGTGAGAAGCCACAACGAGGAGGAAGTGGTGGACATGGCGGTCATCCACGCCGAGAAAGGGCATAAGATGCGAGTCTCCAGGGCGGGCGTCAAAGGATTGATCAAGAAAGGGTAG
- a CDS encoding DUF1059 domain-containing protein, whose protein sequence is MDEPTPKKFHVFVCFPITDCGFTVKSHDEDEVIETYLHHAEKVHGKKASKAMAKGMIKVE, encoded by the coding sequence ATGGACGAGCCTACGCCAAAGAAATTCCACGTCTTCGTTTGCTTCCCGATCACCGATTGCGGCTTCACGGTGAAAAGCCACGACGAGGACGAAGTCATCGAGACGTACCTCCACCACGCCGAGAAGGTGCATGGAAAGAAGGCGTCGAAGGCGATGGCCAAGGGAATGATCAAGGTGGAGTGA
- a CDS encoding GTP-binding protein: MTIDDDIKAVEEEISKTKYNKATSHHIGKLKAKLSAMRDEQVRRASQGGGGGGGYAVKKSGHATVSLVGFPSVGKSTVLNRLTNADSEVAAYEFTTLDVIPGLLEYRGAKIQVLDLPGLIKGASRGKGRGREVLAVVRNCDLVMLIMDALRPDNMEVLIEELRDAGIRLNEKPPNIRIVHKKQGGIGLNATVKLSHLNEELVRDVMSEFGMINADVIVRQDATVEQLIDYVSGNRIYVPSFIAINKVDAITASELNSLKKKWHGWHTVPVSASKGTGLDELREAIYAKLRFIRVFMKPPGKEPDFKDALVLKSGSDVGTVCDMIHREWRRKFRYAIVTGTSAKFAEQTVGLDHELNDEDILTIVTRR, encoded by the coding sequence ATGACAATCGACGACGACATCAAGGCGGTCGAGGAGGAGATCTCCAAGACCAAGTACAACAAGGCGACCAGCCACCACATCGGGAAGCTGAAGGCAAAACTTTCCGCGATGCGCGACGAGCAGGTGCGCCGGGCGTCCCAAGGCGGCGGAGGCGGCGGCGGCTATGCGGTCAAGAAGAGCGGGCACGCGACCGTTTCCCTCGTCGGTTTCCCAAGTGTGGGCAAATCCACCGTGCTCAACCGACTCACGAACGCGGATTCCGAGGTGGCCGCCTATGAATTCACGACACTCGACGTGATCCCGGGCCTACTTGAGTACCGCGGAGCGAAGATCCAGGTCCTCGACCTACCCGGACTCATCAAAGGGGCTTCCCGCGGCAAGGGCCGCGGCCGCGAGGTCCTCGCGGTCGTCCGAAACTGCGACCTCGTCATGCTCATCATGGATGCCTTGCGCCCAGACAACATGGAAGTCCTCATCGAAGAACTGCGCGACGCAGGGATCCGATTGAACGAGAAGCCCCCGAACATCCGCATCGTCCACAAGAAACAAGGTGGCATCGGCCTCAACGCCACCGTGAAACTATCGCACCTCAATGAGGAACTTGTGCGCGACGTCATGTCGGAGTTCGGCATGATCAACGCCGATGTCATCGTCCGTCAGGATGCGACGGTGGAGCAGCTCATCGACTACGTGAGCGGCAACCGCATCTACGTCCCGTCGTTCATCGCCATAAACAAGGTGGACGCAATAACGGCGAGCGAACTCAACTCGCTGAAGAAGAAGTGGCATGGCTGGCACACCGTCCCGGTCTCAGCCTCCAAAGGCACCGGCCTCGACGAACTGAGAGAGGCCATCTACGCCAAACTCCGCTTCATACGCGTCTTCATGAAGCCGCCGGGAAAGGAACCGGACTTCAAGGACGCGCTTGTGCTGAAGTCGGGTAGCGACGTCGGAACCGTCTGCGACATGATACACCGCGAATGGCGGCGCAAGTTCCGCTACGCGATAGTCACGGGAACGAGCGCCAAGTTCGCGGAGCAGACGGTGGGACTCGACCACGAGTTGAACGACGAGGACATACTGACGATAGTGACGAGGCGGTAG
- a CDS encoding right-handed parallel beta-helix repeat-containing protein: MRETAVPTLLGIVTILLVGGAGPHAEAAPLGVTISTHAPICVYEDLSSKTPLERLEKYGIVAGDGTEDLPYIVALWTITDGYPLDTPATGCRFAAAIQFYGTREHFVVQENRIVGNNAMTQGLLVYANATNVTINDNAFVCPGCTVDLRGIDIVSTPGTFIVSGNNISGYATGVRVGGFPPPASIVIEANRINGSRTWGIHLASAGSSVIYRNNVSGSDIGAFLDSGATNASVINNTFYMNRIGVRAELFSDGVRVNTNNLVKNAEYGVFGESTFCSRTLDGRMNFWNHHFGANQTGGDKANLCVQKTSLFRSAPWPESGPP; encoded by the coding sequence GTGCGAGAGACGGCCGTTCCGACGCTTCTCGGCATTGTGACGATACTACTCGTCGGGGGCGCGGGTCCCCACGCGGAGGCGGCGCCCCTCGGCGTGACGATCTCGACGCATGCGCCCATTTGCGTGTACGAAGACCTCTCCTCGAAGACGCCGCTCGAACGCTTGGAGAAGTACGGCATCGTTGCCGGTGACGGCACAGAGGATCTGCCGTACATCGTCGCGTTGTGGACGATAACGGACGGTTACCCGCTCGACACGCCGGCCACGGGATGCCGGTTCGCCGCGGCCATCCAATTCTACGGGACCCGCGAGCATTTCGTCGTCCAAGAGAACCGGATCGTCGGCAACAACGCGATGACACAGGGGCTCCTCGTCTACGCGAACGCGACGAACGTCACTATCAACGATAACGCGTTCGTGTGCCCCGGCTGCACCGTCGACCTGCGCGGGATCGACATCGTGAGCACGCCCGGGACGTTCATCGTCTCCGGCAACAACATCAGCGGTTATGCGACCGGTGTCCGCGTGGGGGGTTTCCCGCCGCCCGCATCGATAGTCATCGAGGCCAACCGCATCAACGGAAGCCGGACATGGGGCATCCACCTCGCATCGGCGGGCTCTAGCGTCATCTACCGCAACAACGTGTCGGGAAGCGACATCGGAGCGTTCCTCGACTCGGGGGCGACGAACGCGAGCGTGATCAACAACACGTTCTACATGAACCGCATCGGCGTGCGGGCGGAGCTCTTCTCCGACGGCGTGAGGGTGAACACGAACAACCTCGTGAAGAACGCCGAGTACGGGGTCTTCGGGGAGAGCACCTTCTGTTCGCGGACCCTCGACGGGCGCATGAACTTCTGGAACCACCACTTCGGGGCGAACCAGACGGGAGGGGACAAGGCGAATCTGTGCGTCCAGAAGACGAGCCTGTTCCGCTCGGCGCCTTGGCCGGAGTCCGGGCCTCCCTAG
- a CDS encoding PKD domain-containing protein: MLIKQLLAIMVVIGSLLFSQFTATYSQFAGGETGIDVSSVPTDLRVYTAQGPGGDAYGGVSVLFAELNGAKIESDFWGTGKVDKLIFKVGTKSGDNARLFVGDRELKLTPMDVITLRHFEGKYGVSNAGTTRAELHLDGTMHSAMFAESDLKQVSTNNKAHAKQSLDSLADAKGALDEETTKIAFVIVDSQKVTGVELNPGGFARLQTERTIGGDVTKNIPVSAVVVDGKPLDSYTYMDQPIGLIQFTPTTQETRQFNNETTGNVTISFDENNFDLSVWYESWGKVDNVFAVSDFVGVLTYFKVGPREARLSLDGYARQIVSPQGAGAGHNQTLLGGPLCVDENDPQTCVSFPPPTMLLQASPFFGVYTFTNIRFTDLSTDDGVIVLSRFDFGDGHLNANLQNPGANDPAYNEPVTIVHATHTDLSGTLGITVKHQYVDDGVYTVTLTDTDNTLLSNSTTLNITILNRAPVASFAFTPPFPVDLSPVQFSDTSTDMDGTIVTRFWDFGDGNTSAVQAPIHSFADDGNYTVSVTVTDDDGATNTTQTRMYVGNQAPLASFTRTPTVPFTSQTIQFNDTSTDADGVIVSLLWDFGDGNGSAASNPTHSYANSGNYTVSLTVTDDDGYSNTALVNLQVLNRGPVSDFSWSPAVARRGEPVNFTELASDPDGVVVSYLWNFGDTLPTSTDANPSHTFPGSGAYSVTLTVTDDDGATGSVTKIVAVNRPPSAQWTANSANVLTFETVYMNATGSDPDGTIVSWFWNFGDASNSTIRNTTHAYVNPGVYVVTLTVTDDLGASASASASITVRNRLPVASFTYGPTVPQIGETVFFTDTSTDPDGSIVARLWAFSDTPTTDSGAIVNHSFASAGQFTVTLSVTDNSGGSSTTNTTIRVNAPPSADFNFNPGSPIAAQVVEFHSTALDVDGSVVTLDWDFGDANGTASGPDVNYSFSAIGTYNVTLTATDNDGGSTVIVHAVSVANGLPTADFTVATVQPVENVAVQFIDASTDPENLPLQYLWDFGDGSNSTAQSPSHAYTLSASYVVSLRVTDTGGATSTVSKTIRVYGGTNFDVELRLVHSPGDRPFNLTSSVYALAYVDLSTGATLSTGDSEIAVTADGWANASFGIGEWGANDMLEVRLTINPGGTFVVARYQMGLATRSVEVDPLRIALQKTYTIILDQDAEVGVVASTVGIVPVPPFETYDEGRSDSFNDPTKPVTGNVSVVFIDGVPVEGEALVFDVSYTGAVRTVPVVETGMPPLTARTDLKLDLTTDAGGRATFTVGFDVDTGAGAGLYLPGWHLISLNGWIVGSNLSPPTLPLRPQAGQNVVKAFYVSPEGAGTTHYDMT; the protein is encoded by the coding sequence TTGCTGATAAAGCAACTTTTGGCCATCATGGTCGTCATCGGCAGCCTGCTCTTTTCCCAGTTCACCGCCACCTACTCGCAGTTCGCCGGCGGCGAGACAGGGATCGACGTCTCGAGCGTCCCGACGGACCTTCGCGTCTACACGGCGCAAGGTCCAGGCGGAGACGCGTATGGCGGCGTCTCCGTGCTTTTCGCGGAATTGAACGGCGCGAAGATCGAATCCGATTTCTGGGGGACGGGCAAAGTCGATAAACTGATCTTCAAGGTCGGGACCAAAAGCGGCGACAACGCGCGCCTCTTCGTCGGGGACCGCGAACTGAAACTCACGCCGATGGACGTGATCACGCTACGCCACTTCGAAGGCAAGTATGGTGTCTCGAACGCGGGCACCACGCGCGCGGAACTCCATCTCGACGGGACCATGCACAGTGCGATGTTCGCGGAGTCGGACCTGAAGCAAGTCTCGACGAACAACAAGGCACATGCGAAGCAGTCGCTCGACTCGTTGGCCGACGCGAAGGGTGCTTTGGACGAGGAGACCACGAAGATCGCCTTCGTCATCGTCGACAGCCAGAAAGTGACGGGTGTGGAACTCAACCCCGGCGGGTTCGCGAGGCTCCAGACAGAGAGGACAATCGGCGGCGATGTCACGAAGAACATCCCCGTCTCGGCGGTCGTAGTGGATGGCAAGCCGCTCGATTCTTACACTTACATGGACCAGCCCATCGGGCTTATCCAGTTCACGCCGACGACGCAGGAAACGCGACAGTTCAACAATGAGACCACCGGAAACGTCACGATCAGCTTCGACGAGAACAACTTCGACCTCAGCGTTTGGTATGAATCGTGGGGAAAAGTGGACAACGTATTCGCGGTGTCCGATTTCGTCGGCGTCCTGACCTATTTCAAGGTGGGCCCCCGCGAAGCGCGGCTCTCACTCGACGGATACGCGCGCCAGATCGTTTCCCCCCAGGGTGCCGGTGCTGGCCACAACCAGACGCTCCTCGGAGGCCCCCTTTGTGTGGACGAGAACGACCCGCAGACATGCGTATCATTCCCTCCGCCCACGATGCTCCTCCAGGCCTCCCCGTTCTTCGGCGTCTACACTTTCACCAACATCAGGTTCACGGACCTTTCCACCGACGACGGCGTCATCGTCCTTTCCCGCTTCGATTTCGGCGACGGGCACCTCAACGCCAATCTCCAGAACCCCGGCGCCAACGACCCAGCCTACAACGAGCCGGTCACCATCGTTCACGCGACGCACACGGACCTCAGCGGGACCCTCGGAATAACGGTCAAACACCAGTACGTCGACGACGGCGTCTACACAGTCACCCTCACCGACACGGACAACACGCTTCTCTCCAATTCCACGACCCTGAACATCACTATCCTGAACCGGGCTCCAGTCGCGTCGTTTGCCTTCACGCCTCCGTTCCCAGTCGACCTGAGCCCGGTCCAATTCTCCGATACGTCCACCGACATGGATGGGACGATCGTCACCCGGTTCTGGGATTTCGGCGACGGGAACACGTCCGCCGTACAAGCCCCGATCCACTCGTTCGCAGACGACGGCAACTACACGGTGAGCGTCACGGTGACCGACGACGATGGCGCAACGAACACGACGCAGACGCGCATGTACGTCGGCAACCAGGCACCGCTTGCAAGCTTCACCCGCACGCCCACAGTGCCCTTCACTAGCCAGACGATCCAGTTCAACGACACGTCCACGGACGCAGACGGCGTCATCGTGTCGCTCCTTTGGGACTTCGGCGACGGGAACGGCTCCGCCGCATCGAACCCCACGCATTCGTACGCGAACTCCGGCAACTACACCGTCAGCCTCACCGTGACCGACGATGACGGCTACTCGAACACGGCCCTTGTGAACTTGCAGGTCCTCAACCGGGGCCCCGTGTCGGACTTCTCATGGTCGCCCGCGGTCGCAAGGCGCGGCGAACCTGTCAACTTCACGGAGCTAGCCTCGGATCCGGACGGCGTCGTAGTCTCTTATCTCTGGAACTTCGGTGACACGCTCCCGACAAGCACCGACGCGAACCCGTCCCATACGTTTCCCGGCTCGGGAGCCTACTCGGTCACACTCACGGTCACCGATGACGACGGTGCGACGGGCTCCGTGACGAAGATAGTCGCCGTGAACAGGCCGCCGTCGGCGCAATGGACGGCGAACTCCGCCAACGTCCTCACCTTCGAGACCGTCTACATGAACGCGACGGGCTCTGACCCCGACGGGACCATCGTATCGTGGTTTTGGAACTTCGGGGACGCCAGCAACTCCACGATCCGCAACACCACGCACGCCTACGTGAACCCGGGCGTGTACGTCGTGACCCTCACGGTGACCGACGACCTGGGCGCGTCCGCCTCCGCCTCCGCGAGCATCACGGTGCGAAACCGGCTACCGGTCGCGAGCTTCACGTACGGGCCGACTGTGCCGCAGATCGGCGAGACGGTCTTCTTCACCGACACCTCCACCGATCCGGACGGCAGCATCGTCGCGCGCCTTTGGGCCTTCAGCGACACGCCGACGACGGACAGCGGCGCGATCGTCAACCACTCGTTTGCGTCGGCCGGCCAGTTCACGGTCACCTTGTCGGTCACCGACAATTCGGGCGGCTCGTCGACGACGAACACGACGATACGGGTCAACGCGCCGCCGAGCGCGGATTTCAACTTCAACCCCGGTTCTCCCATCGCGGCCCAGGTGGTCGAGTTCCACTCGACCGCACTCGACGTCGATGGAAGTGTCGTGACCCTCGATTGGGACTTCGGGGACGCGAACGGGACCGCGTCGGGGCCGGACGTCAACTACTCGTTCTCCGCGATCGGCACCTACAATGTCACGCTGACCGCCACGGACAACGACGGCGGTTCGACGGTCATCGTCCACGCGGTATCGGTCGCCAACGGGCTCCCGACCGCCGACTTCACGGTAGCGACGGTCCAACCCGTGGAGAACGTCGCCGTCCAGTTCATCGACGCCTCGACGGACCCCGAGAACCTGCCGCTCCAGTACCTGTGGGACTTCGGCGACGGGTCGAACTCTACGGCTCAGAGCCCGAGCCACGCCTACACCCTGTCGGCGAGTTACGTGGTGAGCCTCCGGGTCACGGATACGGGTGGGGCGACCTCGACCGTTTCAAAGACGATCCGCGTCTACGGCGGGACGAACTTTGATGTGGAGCTTCGCCTCGTGCACTCGCCCGGCGATAGGCCGTTCAACCTCACCTCGAGCGTGTATGCGCTCGCCTACGTTGACCTTTCGACCGGAGCGACGCTTTCGACGGGCGATTCGGAGATCGCAGTGACGGCGGACGGTTGGGCGAACGCCTCGTTCGGCATCGGGGAGTGGGGCGCCAACGACATGCTGGAAGTAAGGCTCACGATAAACCCCGGCGGCACGTTCGTCGTCGCGCGCTACCAAATGGGCCTCGCGACGCGCTCCGTCGAAGTGGACCCCTTGCGGATCGCTTTGCAGAAGACGTACACGATAATCCTCGATCAGGACGCGGAGGTCGGCGTCGTGGCGTCGACGGTCGGCATCGTCCCGGTGCCGCCCTTCGAGACGTACGATGAGGGACGCTCGGACAGTTTCAACGACCCCACGAAGCCCGTCACGGGCAACGTGAGCGTCGTCTTCATCGACGGAGTGCCCGTCGAAGGCGAGGCGCTCGTGTTCGACGTATCCTATACTGGGGCCGTCAGGACCGTCCCGGTGGTCGAGACGGGCATGCCACCGCTCACGGCCCGCACCGACTTGAAACTCGACCTTACGACCGACGCTGGCGGCCGCGCGACGTTCACGGTGGGCTTTGACGTGGATACCGGTGCCGGCGCAGGCCTGTACTTGCCCGGGTGGCACTTGATCTCGCTCAACGGGTGGATAGTGGGAAGCAACCTCAGTCCACCGACGCTTCCCCTGCGGCCGCAAGCAGGGCAGAACGTGGTCAAGGCGTTCTACGTTTCGCCGGAAGGCGCCGGCACTACGCACTACGACATGACGTGA